The region tatttcaacaaaaaagaatgaaaagtaCTAAAAAGCTCTGgcatcccttcaaaaaaaaaaaaaaagaagctctgGCATGATTCCATTACAAAACGTATATTTtaggttctttctttcttttgttatattAATGTTGATTATATGAAATACAAAGCCATGATTTGAataaaagaaagcaaacaaGCTAggcaattaaataaaaaaaagacagaaaagaTGAAAACAAGAAGTACTACTATGTGCATATATGTCCCATGAAAAGAATAATTTACAATTCACTTTGTTTTCAATTGCATGTACGAGGGAATATGGATAGTCTACAATTCATTGATTAAACTACAAATAATTTGGATAGTTTTATAGAGAAGAAATGACCTATTTGCTCCAAATaagtgaattttaaattttggattGTGTAGTTCATGAGACTGGCTGtcaaattactagcaattcaATTAGCAAATTAAAAGCAATTTCAATTCATCGGAGGGACCTATATATGTCGAGAATTTCAAGTCTCCAATGCGCGCCTCAACTTAAAAATTAAGGCTATGTGTTTTTTAGAtggtgttttttatttattttttttcgtttgaaaatatattttgaattttgattgcTTTAGATTAtttgttaaagtttttttaaaaaggatgTTATCAAACAAGAAATTGGGACATGACTTGATTGCAGGTTAGAGTGAGGATTAAGGTGGCCTCAAGCTCATCTGGCGGTGCTGTGGCAGCTGAAGCAATGAGCAACGGGGTCAACTGGGTCGTTCTGgacaagtaattaattaaacatcACAAAAACAAGTATTATTTTTCGAGAAATGCTACGTACTCTTATTATATTTTCAGAAatgctttacatatttttacTAGCGTCTACATTCTCAATTACACATTCTTTAACGAGACactaaaaattataattggatacaaaaaatttcataaattaatgttaatttttagtGTTACACTAAAGAGTATGCATTAGAAATGTCTCTTATTTCTTGTTTcttagctattcattttttggGTCCACCGTTTATTTTAACGTTTTTTTATAGCTGGATAAACTCCATTTGTTGTGCTTTAATTTAGTATTATATATCCtatttgatttgattagttATACGTTGGTAATCTGTCTCGATCTATAGCTTTTGCCACCTTTTCGAAATATCTATGCAACATTATTTGGCTAATATATGTTATTatacaaccaaaaataaataaatgtaatagCTTGCTAATTAATGTTAGAAAACTAAATAGTTCATAATTTCcttgattttattttcattaataacaTTTTCATAATAAGTTGTCATTTCTTATATCTATTTAAACATGTAAATATATGTCGTGTTATagaaataaaatacaaaatttccTAAAGTATTtgaaggttattttttttttgaaatgatcaTTTGGAGCTTTGATTCCTTCGAAATGATCGATTGGtgtctttgtttcttttattttcttatttttaactGATAGAAATTTGGGTTTTCTATCATTTGCTATCGTAGCCATTCCATTATCTtgcatttttccttctttctctttccaTTTCTTTTGTTAAACCCATAAATCAATTTATTATCCCGtttattcccaaaaaaaaaagttattgaaaaaaaaaaaaaaaacagagcctCAGTTGTTGTGCCGTGCGTGGTGGCGCACTGGCGCTAGACGAAGGCGCGCAGCGCTTGAAGTGGTGAGTGTGTTGATGAGTTTGCGAAATCATTCGGTGGTAGTCGTGTTTGAACGCGGGGGTGCCGTCGCTGTGCGTGGGGGGGTGTGACTTGTGAAGGTATGTTGTGTAACTTGTGTGTCAAGTGTTGTTCGCCACGTGTGGGGCCGTGGGTGGTCCCGTGGTAGTTGGGTGAGAGGTGGTGCTGTACGTGGGGTTCTATTGTCATGCCTCGCGGTGCTATGGGCGGTGGTTTCTGTGCGAGGTACTTTATTGCCATGAGTGGTGTACGTTCTACCATGAGAAAGGCTAAGCGTGGAGATACCGTGGCCGCCGTTGGTGGTGTGGTAGTGCAGTGATTCGTGCGTGCCGAGTGATGGAGGTGGAGTTGTGCGTTGGTGCGAGCATGAGCTCGATCTCTGTGGAAGAAGACAATGATACTGTGATAGCATGATCCAGGTAAGGTTGGtggattcttttgtttttattcagATTAAAGAATATTTGGTAACAGGAACAAGATACTCCTTAACTTGATTAGTGTTTACACTGGGGGTTGTCTGGTTACGGGACCAAGGTAATTCTTATCCTACCTTTCTGTAATTCAGGAGTAGCTTTGTTCATCTGAAggaccccccccaaaaaaaaagttcaaaaaagaacaggaaaagaatagtcttttttttttcctttagggtGGGTAAGTATCTCCTCGTGACATGAGGAAACCCCAACAGTGTCATGGCTTGAATTGAAATTTCCCTTGTGGCCGGTGGAGATAAGTCTGAAATTTAAGTTAGtatgcatttaaaaaaatggctcaaaataaaaataagattgaGCTTTGGGCGTAGATTAAAATGTCTATTTTACTTGATTTTGTGTTACCTTTTATAATGACCTGAACTCAATTGTTTACCGCCGATTATTTTACAATGATGATCTTCAGAGTACCTTATTTCACGTTCCTTCACTTCTCATCGTGCCCTCTGTATAAGATTTGAGGCTCACGAGGTAGTTATAAAAGTCATTTAGACGGTGTGGAAGTGGTGTGAGGGAGAATCTTGTGTACCAATGGTTTGGTGAGATTAGGTCAGCGGGTTGGTATGCCGGTTATATGGGCTTTCCGGCCCATAAGTCTAACAAAAATCTTAGCAAATTAAGGTGGCTAAGAATAGAATTATAATTGGAACATGTCATGATCAGGGGTTTCCACGTATGGGGAGAACCAAATTGGTTGGAGATCAAGGGCATAAAAGTTCTTCCGCTATTGTAGGACACTCGAAGCTACAAAAGTAGAGATTGCGGCAATTAATTTTGCTGGGGATGCCATTAAATGGTACGATTAGTTTGAGTTATGCTGATTACCAATGTGGACCAAAATTTGTGGAGGGGCTTCTTGTACGATGTGTTCCTTTCAGAATTTGAAAATATGGATGTCAAGTTGGCAAAAATGCGATAGATATCAATAATTGGCAAATAGCAAACCTGTTTCGAGCCCTTATCTAATCGTACTCGCAATTGGTTAGAAAAACAATTGCTTGACACATTTACTGAGGTCTTCCCTCGAAAATTCATCATGAAATCCAAGCCTTCAGATGCCGGACCATGACAAAGAGCTCAAGGATCTAAAGTGAAGTTGATTGTGTAAGATCACGAGTTAATGGCCGACCTCTTTTTACTACCACTGAAAAATTGTGAGGTTGTCTTGAGTATTGAGTGACTGTGAACTTTGAGAGATATTTAAATTTATGCTGAAAAATATGGAAGTGACTCTCAAGGGAAAGCAAGGTAGTCCCAAGAAGGAACACAATGGAGAGGGTTAATTTTCCAACAAAAGATTTCGTTAGTAATCAACCTTGAGGACAGTGTTATTTTAAAGGCCAGGGCATGAGGAGGATGTTAGGAAACcaaatattttctaatttttcttgcTTTTATTATGATAGTATTCTCATTATtagtataatattttttattttactttcatcAATAGCATTTACATAAAAAGTTGAAATCTCCTGTATATAAACATGTATATGTCGTATGGCAATtaatttatagaaaagaaatacaaaatttGCCCTAGGCATTTGAAGGTTGATCCCTTCAAAGTGATTATTTGGAGGTCTAATCCTCTTGAAGTCAGTATGTTCTAATTGGTTCTGGACTAGTGGTCTTTACAACTTCAAATATCTTGTTGTTTTGTGAATCAATTAATGTGCCATATAAATTCATCAACCTGTATTGTTGTTCTCTATCTTACTATTTACCTTGAAGGCATGTCTTTCCAAAATGGTTAGAATTATTTGAAACAGTAGTTCACCATCTGGATTGTGATAACAGAAAATTGAAACAAGAGGTGAAGCATTGCATGGAAGAACTACGCTGCAACATTGTAGTAATGAAGGGTTCTCAACCGAAAGTCCTTAGGCTTAATTTAGGATGTACAGATGAGCTCCAAACCCCCTTCTTTTCTGCTGCTGCTTCTTCACCGCCAATAGACGATGAGAAGTTGCAAGGCCAAAGGATGATACATTCTACTCCGCTGATCAGCAGCCCTGAAGAACCACGTGCTTCCTACACAAGAACCACAAGGGAAGGTTCAATATCGAGTTTTGAGACAACGAGTTCTCTTTTCCTTGTTTATGGACAAAATCCTCTCTTTGAAGGACCACAAAATGGAACTCCCAAGCCAACTGATGAGCAGAGAGTCTTGAATGACCCCCTGTCAGCGCATGAATTGGACGGACAAAGGCTTACCACTCTATCAAATTCGCCAACATCATGTGTAGCTAGAAATCAGAAGAGCGGAATCGGGATTGCCTGGAACCACTTTGTTGATAATAAGTCCCTCATACCTCGAAACTGTGGAAATACTTCCAAAACTCTAAGTGATAGGTTTGTCAACTGTGATCAAGATATGGGGGCTAATAGAGTTAGGATCGACCAAACCAATCAAAGAGACTACACCATTAACCCAAGCATCAGGGATGCTGTTTCCTTAGGTAGAAATTCCTCAACACCTCCTCCTTTGTGCTCACTATGTCAACAGAAATCACCAGTTTTTGGAAAACCACCAAGACAGTTCTCTTACAAAGAGCTAGAAGAAGCTACAGACAGGTTCTCAGACATGACTTTCCTGGCAGAATGTGGCTTCAGCGTAGTTCACAGGGGTGTGTTGAGAGATGGTCAGGCTGTTGCAGTAAAGCGGTTAAAGTTTGGTGGCTCTATATCAGATGCTGATTTCTGCAGGGAAGTGCGGGTATTGAGCTGTGCACAACACAGGAATATTGTGTTGCTGATTGGGTTTTGTATTGAGGCAAAGAAGAGGATATTGGTTTATGAGTACATATGCAACGGATCCTTGGACTTCCACTTACATggtatatataaaatctattttttcttgTGTATTTTCTTAACTTTTCCATAGAGCATTGGTCTATGAAATATGAAATGGCTCCCTTGACTTCCATGGACGTTATAAACTTTCTCTAATAATCATATATGGCTTTCAATTAAGGTTCAAATCCAGATCGATTACTGATCATTTCTGTGACTGACAGGAAACAACATAACCCCTCTAGATTGGCACTCACGGCTAAGGATAGCAATAGGAGCAGCACGAGGCTTAAGATATCTTCACGAGGACTGCAGAGTGGGTTGTATAGCACATGAAGACCTGCGAACAAACAATATCCTCCTAACTCACGAATTTGAGCCGCTGGTACTTCAAACTAAAACTTTGATTTTTAGAACCATGAGTTTATCCTCCTTTGAAGTTAATTAAGAGCACTGATCAATTGACTTCAATCTCCAAAACTGTGCCTTTTCTGAATGATTGTATCTTCTTTCCTAAAACTTCAGTAAAGTTTTCCCACAACACACAAATTATCTTTACCTTTGAGGGCAAAATCAATATCAATTTCAAGTCTGTATAATTATGGGATCAAACTTGAGAGTGATGTTGTATTATGATGGAACTCCTTTAGAATTGCAAGTGATGCTAATATATCTTTTACTAACTATGTTATCGTTTATGgattatgcatttttttttctttctaatcaaTCTATTATTTTGTTAGGTTGCTGATTTTGGACTTGCTAGGTGGCATTCTGAATGGGATATCTGTACTGAGGATCAAGTCATTGGAACTTCAGGGTACttgttatatatttttctgCTAGACattcaaaaaattgtttgaaaatcaGAATCCTCAACTCAGATGCGTAATTAATGTGATTAATTATCTAACGATGCTGAATGTGTCTGAACCAGGTACCTTGCACCAGAGTACATGGATGGTGGAGAAATTACACATAGAGTTGATGTGTATGCATTTGGTGTGATATTGCTACAGCTAATCACAGGTAAAAGAATTGATGAGCTGCAGTATATCAACGGAAAGCAGTTTCTCTCTGAATGGTTCCACCCTCTGGCTGCATTAGAACCAAGCCATATCATAGCAAATATCTATCAATTACATGATCCATGCTTGGCCTGTGATCAATCCCTTGACATCCCTCATCAACTAGAGGCAATGGGCCGTGCTGCTTCCTTGTGTCTACGCCGAGACCCTGAATCCAGACCACCAATGTCAAAGGTTGCTTACTTGCTTAGCTCACCCTCTTGACTCCAAATCTTCTTCCCTAATGTTTTGTACAGATCTTCATTGAAAACATATCTTTATTATAGGTCCTAAGAGTGCTAGAAGGAGGAGATCCGGTTGTTCCTCTGGGTATAGACTTGAACACAGTTGGCAGCAGAAGCGGCCATTTGGGTGGTCTCAGCTCATTCAGACAACCTGAAGTGAGGAGAAACCATTCTCGTAAGCTCTCACACTGAAAAACTGAAATGCCATTTGGATCAGAGGAGTTATTGCATGTATAGTTCTATAGACTTTATTCACTTCAATTTATGGATCACATTTTTTCTGACTGCTGCAAAATTTTTGTGTCATCATCTAGAATTTCTAATGCCGTGTTGTCTCCTAATCTTGCTGATAATTAAGCACCCTCCCCTGCATGTATCCTCTGTAAATTTTTACAATATCAATCCTCCCAAAGAACAGTCATTCACTAAATAGTACTAATTAAACAGTGAACAATAAGAACAACCGCATAGAAAAGGTGAAAATGTTATTTCACAAATTAAATTCATTCCATTCACAAAATCCAATCATCCATCACAATCTACATCAATACAGCAATCTTCAAAATCCATTGAAAATAAACCTCGAACCCTCAGTCTTCTTCCCAACATAATTGCCTCAAACCCCAACATCTACAAAACCTTAAATATATTGCCTTAAATATTCCACGTTTCACCGAGCTACAAGCTTTTTGGAACATCAACAAGATGTAAACCGCGGGTGATGCTCAGACACGTGGCAAACACCTCGGGGCTCAATCTTGTTAGGATCAGTTCCTCCTCTTCAGGCTATTTCTGCCCACAGAGGAGAAACTCCCATCGGATGGGAACGAGTCCGCATCGCAAGCAAAATGCTGCTGCTGTTGCCTCAGAGCCGTTTGATTCAATTCAGGCGCCAGCTCGGACACGCTCCACACCTTCACAGACTTATCAAGACTCCCACTGTAGACCACCCACCGTTGATCCCCATTAACGGACGCTTCCCGATCCTCCTCGACCGCCAGGCACTTGACGGGACCGGTATGGCCTGTCAAGACCGAGAGGCACGTGTGGATCACACCGTCCCTCCTCCACACGCATATGGTCTTGTCCGCTGAGCCCGTGAGCACGAGACTCCCTGCAGCCCCAAGGCACAGAACCGCCAGCTTGTGCCCCCTGAGCACACCACCGTGAGATAACATCCCGTCCCCTCGTTCCCAGAAGTTGACCAGCCCATCAGAGGATCCGCAGTACACCACCGCACCGGACGAGCACACGGCCAGTGCCGTGACGGCGCACTCCTGCTCCAGAAGCGTCTGCACGAGAGAGTGCCGCGTGGCCTTCCCGCTCCCCTCTCTCCGCCATGCCTTGACGCTTCCGTCGGCCGAGCCAGTGAAGACCAGGCCATCCGAGCCGGCCACCACGGAGTTGACGGCGTCGTCGTGGACGTTGATGGACTCGATGCACTTGGAGTCGGAGAGCCTCCACACCTTCAAGGTCCTGTCCCAAGACGCCGAGTACAAGAGGACTTTGTCTTGGCTCAAGCTCAGGCACGACACCGCGTCGGAGTGTTTTATCCAGAGAGCGGTACGACGTCGTCGCACTTCGACGTAGTTGCTCGGTTTGATGGAGCACTTGAAGATGTCCATCAAGGTGGGTAATGTCCCTGCCCGCTTGTGCACGCTCGGATTCTTGGGGGACACCTTCCACACGCGTATCTTGCCGTCTTGGTGGCCGGTGAAGATCTTCTCGCCGGAGATTATGATTGCCTTCACCAAGCCACTGTTTGATTTGAACCCAGTGAACTCCTTGAGGTTCTTCCAGACCCGAATGTTCTTGCTGTCGGAGCCGGTGTATAGGAGATCACCGGACGCGGCCAAGGAGTAGATATGGCCCTCTTCGCGTACAAGGGAGCCGATGAGACCGTTCTTGGGGAGCTGCTCTTCGAAAGACCACGGGGATTTGGGGAACGGGGAAACCTGGTTCCACGGCGACATGGTCATCGGAGAGCCCTCGCCGCTCATCCGGCTGGGGTCGAAGGAGGCGCTGCTGTTACGCATGGGGAAATCTTCGTCGACGTTGGTAGTCGCCGAAATGTTAGGATCAGAGTGCGCTGAGTTGCCGAATTTCGACCGCGTTACGCCACTTGTATCAGCAAACATGGTGCCTCGTATTACAAATCCTCTCGCTTCAACCAAAAGGGTGTTGTTAAGGTAAACCACCAAAGGTCCACGACCCCAAAAATTGAAACCAAATTGATGAAGATTGGAATGGTTGAGAGGAAACGAAGGGGAAGAGAAGGCTAAGAATATGAAAGAGCCAAAGGCGGGAGAGGAGAGAgcggaaatatatatatttatatataaatagcgTGGCACCAAACGGTAGAGAATCGAAGATAGGCCCCGTGGAATTTCGACACGTGTAAGAACGACACGCAATCTTTACGTGCGTGAGAGAGATTTTTAGACCCGGACAAGCCGGGTCCCACGGTAAGAATAGCATGTTCGTTGGTGTTTAGTTGTGGGAGATGGCTGTTACGATTGTAAGGTTGTTGGTTTGCATGCTGTTTTGGAAAGACCCTTATGGACGGCCTTCAATGCTCTTCATTGGGGattctggtttttcttttaaaaaaaaaaaaaaaaaaaaaaaaaaacaatattttctttcaaaccgAGTTGAAAGAAATGTGACTTTAAAAATACATGCAGTTAATAGACATTAATTAAAATTCTCAATCTTAATTTGGCGAaaaacttcattaaaaaaaagtgttttttttttttttaatttgatattaaaCCGATATGTAACTTAAAacagtttaataaattgaatttgagaaatttcttcgaatttaatttagaaaaaaaaaaatcttaaaaaaaaatttggagaaaaaaaagaaaagaaaaacagtcCTATATATGCGTCATACTGGCTAGGCTTAAGGGGAGCTTTGCCTTTTGTTAAAAGAGGAAGAGCATGAGCTGTACGTTGGCTAGACTTAAAGAAGAAGTTTCTTCCATTCTAGCATGGAGCGACCTTTTTCTATCCAACAGTGGGTTGAATTCTACGAACAAATTACGTTGTAGGTGCATGCGTAGGGTGCAGGTGGTGTGGAGTGAAAGACATGTGCTGCCGACTTTTCCACAAAAAAAttcctttctttcattttagAAAAGCATTGGATGCTTAACTAAAACTAAAGTAAAACTGGATCATATCTGAAATGGAGAGTCTATTGcatgataaaattaaaaaaattaaattttatagatttaattGCGTATGTAATATGTTGTCACGTCATTTGAATGTTATAACATCATGTATAGTGTACATcattaaatgcaacaaaacaaaattttaaccaTAAAAATGATTGCAAACACGTATAACTTGCCAGTATATCAGCATTAGCTATTTTAACTATGCTATAACCAACACTTTTATCATATTACTATTTCACTCTGCTGACCGTGGCAGACTGACAGTGTCGATAAActctaattaaataataataataataataattcaaagaGTGATTTTAGCAGTCATATTAACAAAGTAAGATAATGGTAGGATAAAAGTTTGATTTCTATCTTTACTCTTTTAACCCTGGCCTAGAGACAATAACGTACTCCGATAATATTATGCACCTAATCACTTATAAATTAGTAATTAACCAAATGAATGGTTAACAAAAATCTATAGACCATATCTAATATTGGGATAAGATTGTGCACTCAAAAGTCTTGCATGAATGAAATTCTAGATGTTTTGACTTTAACTTTTTTCTTGGTCATCAATTATGACATC is a window of Alnus glutinosa chromosome 4, dhAlnGlut1.1, whole genome shotgun sequence DNA encoding:
- the LOC133865324 gene encoding inactive protein kinase SELMODRAFT_444075-like, with the translated sequence MEGSERQSSDTHTSSYKVLVAVNAEKAISKTALAWALTHVAHRGDCITLLAVFSTEKTGRRFWNFPIFAGDCGGSLREELPDRIYRISESCSQMALQFHSHIEVRVRIKVASSSSGGAVAAEAMSNGVNWVVLDKKLKQEVKHCMEELRCNIVVMKGSQPKVLRLNLGCTDELQTPFFSAAASSPPIDDEKLQGQRMIHSTPLISSPEEPRASYTRTTREGSISSFETTSSLFLVYGQNPLFEGPQNGTPKPTDEQRVLNDPLSAHELDGQRLTTLSNSPTSCVARNQKSGIGIAWNHFVDNKSLIPRNCGNTSKTLSDRFVNCDQDMGANRVRIDQTNQRDYTINPSIRDAVSLGRNSSTPPPLCSLCQQKSPVFGKPPRQFSYKELEEATDRFSDMTFLAECGFSVVHRGVLRDGQAVAVKRLKFGGSISDADFCREVRVLSCAQHRNIVLLIGFCIEAKKRILVYEYICNGSLDFHLHGNNITPLDWHSRLRIAIGAARGLRYLHEDCRVGCIAHEDLRTNNILLTHEFEPLVADFGLARWHSEWDICTEDQVIGTSGYLAPEYMDGGEITHRVDVYAFGVILLQLITGKRIDELQYINGKQFLSEWFHPLAALEPSHIIANIYQLHDPCLACDQSLDIPHQLEAMGRAASLCLRRDPESRPPMSKVLRVLEGGDPVVPLGIDLNTVGSRSGHLGGLSSFRQPEVRRNHSRKLSH
- the LOC133867067 gene encoding protein JINGUBANG, which encodes MFADTSGVTRSKFGNSAHSDPNISATTNVDEDFPMRNSSASFDPSRMSGEGSPMTMSPWNQVSPFPKSPWSFEEQLPKNGLIGSLVREEGHIYSLAASGDLLYTGSDSKNIRVWKNLKEFTGFKSNSGLVKAIIISGEKIFTGHQDGKIRVWKVSPKNPSVHKRAGTLPTLMDIFKCSIKPSNYVEVRRRRTALWIKHSDAVSCLSLSQDKVLLYSASWDRTLKVWRLSDSKCIESINVHDDAVNSVVAGSDGLVFTGSADGSVKAWRREGSGKATRHSLVQTLLEQECAVTALAVCSSGAVVYCGSSDGLVNFWERGDGMLSHGGVLRGHKLAVLCLGAAGSLVLTGSADKTICVWRRDGVIHTCLSVLTGHTGPVKCLAVEEDREASVNGDQRWVVYSGSLDKSVKVWSVSELAPELNQTALRQQQQHFACDADSFPSDGSFSSVGRNSLKRRN